In the Bos taurus isolate L1 Dominette 01449 registration number 42190680 breed Hereford chromosome 21, ARS-UCD2.0, whole genome shotgun sequence genome, one interval contains:
- the LOC107131588 gene encoding myeloid-associated differentiation marker-like produces MCPSSGLGTKPIVGFFLHFGQLVSTCVPFSLGASEDTLKRDVINWCMFIWCVCFTMTLSIFIGEFCGLRSRLPFSWDAFLRTHAFYFSIPCFSLTIIFGATYIKFLPPGSAQNRVITATAFAFVAAVLYDIEVFCIISSLEARSGSSQPSQACSGGQRTMLTGSSSRSSAAPTSVCISQPTFMVVYFICFLLEGAVNFIVKGALVLCQLHQFNKKLDGQPQWSSDVSCSNRCTCSVCGWDQWLAVAVLSSCCLCG; encoded by the exons ATGTGCCCATCCTCAGGCCTGGGCACCAAGCCCATTGTGGGCTTTTTCCTCCACTTTGGGCAGCTGGTCTCCACCTGTGTGCCCTTCTCGCTGGGGGCCAGTGAGGATACTCTGAAACGGGACGTAATTAACTGGTGCATGTTCATCTGGTGCGTCTGCTTCACCATGACCCTCAGCATCTTCATAGGGGAGTTTTGTGGGCTCCGGTCCCGCCTCCCCTTCTCCTGGGATGCCTTTCTCCGCACCCACGCCTTTTACTTCTCCATCCCCTGCTTCTCATTGACCATCATCTTTGGTGCAACCTACATCAAGTTCTTGCCTCCAGGCTCCGCCCAAAACAGGGTCATCACTGCCACTGCATTCGCCTTCGTGGCTGCTGTACTCTATGACATTGAAGTGTTCTGCATCATATCCAGCCTGGAGGCACGGTCTGGTTCAAGCCAGCCTTCCCAGGCCTGCTCAGGAGGCCAGAGAACTATGCTGACTGGCTCATCATCACGTTCATCAGCAGCCCCCACCAGTGTCTGCATCAGCCAGCCTACGTTCATGGTTGTGTACTTCATATGCTTCCTCCTGGAAGGAGCTGTGAACTTCATAGTGAAGGG TGCTCTGGTCCTCTGTCAGCTCCACCAGTTCAACAAGAAGCTGGATGGGCagccccagtggtccagtgatgTGAGCTGCAGCAACAGATGCACCTGCTCAGTGTGTGGCTGGGACCAGTGGCTGGCTGTGGCCGTCCTATCCAGCTGCTGCTTGTGTGGCTGA